One genomic window of Gallus gallus isolate bGalGal1 chromosome 34, bGalGal1.mat.broiler.GRCg7b, whole genome shotgun sequence includes the following:
- the KRT18 gene encoding keratin, type I cytoskeletal 18 isoform X1, which translates to MSLSRSTTFSTSSRTGSIRRLGPHSSAASVYAGAGGSGSRISITRTASTYGGGYGGGYGGGYGAGYGGGLLLSGSGVVQNEKETMQDLNERLATYLEKVRSLENNNRRLEAQIRESLAKRGPSTRDWGNYWDTIQQLRDKIYDSAVENARTVLQIDNARLAADDFRVKYEAELAIRTSVESDISGLRKVLDDTNMARLQLEGEIEALREELIFMKKNHEEEVNALQGQAASAGLTVEVDAPQAQDLGQALAELRAQYDALAKKNVEELEKQWGQQISETTLEVTQSTKEVDTARSRLLELRRSVQSLEIDLDALRSQNAGLEGSLAETEARYGAQLEQLQGLILRGEEELAQARAELQRQNREHCALQDAKSKLEAEIATYRALLEGGEGFSLQDALGSEGTVTTQRSTQRMVDGKVVSESKEVKVRSY; encoded by the exons ATGAGCTTGTCCCGCAGCACCACTTTCTCCACCTCATCCCGCACCGGGAGCATCCGTCGCCTCGGGCCCCATAGCAGCGCTGCCAGCGTCTACGCCGGGGCCGGGGGGTCGGGGTCACGCATCTCCATCACCCGCACCGCCAGCACCTACGGGGGTGGCTACGGGGGTGGCTAtgggggtggctatggggcaggctATGGGGGTGGTTTGCTGCTGTCGGGGTCCGGGGTGGTGCAGAATGAGAAGGAGACGATGCAGGACCTGAACGAGCGCTTGGCCACGTACCTGGAGAAGGTGCGCAGCTTGGAGAACAACAACCGGCGCCTGGAGGCACAGATCCGGGAGAGCCTGGCCAAGAGGGGGCCCAGCACACGTGACTGGGGGAACTACTGGGACACCATCCAGCAGCTGCGTGACAAG ATCTATGACAGCGCGGTGGAGAATGCCCGCACCGTGCTGCAGATCGACAACGCGCGGCTGGCGGCCGATGACTTCAGGGTGAA GTATGAGGCAGAGCTGGCCATCCGCACGTCGGTGGAGAGCGACATCTCGGGGCTGCGCAAGGTGCTGGATGACACCAACATGGCACggctgcagctggagggggAGATCGAGGCACTGCGTGAGGAGCTCATCTTCATGAAGAAGAACCACGAGGAG GAGGTGAATGCACTGCAGGGCCAGGCGGCCTCCGCGGGGCTGACGGTGGAGGTGGACGCACCGCAGGCGCAGGACCTGGGCCAGGCACTGGCAGAGCTGAGGGCGCAGTACGACGCGTTGGCCAAGAAGAACgtggaggagctggagaagcagTGGGGGCAGCAG aTCTCGGAGACCACACTGGAGGTGACACAGAGCACAAAGGAGGTGGACACAGCACGGAGCCGACTGCTGGAGCTGCGTCGCTCAGTGCAGAGTCTGGAGATCGACCTGGATGCTCTGCGCAGCCAG AACGCAGGGCTGGAGGGCAGCCTGGCAGAGACAGAGGCACGATAcggggcacagctggagcagctgcagggcctgATTCTGCGCGGGGAGGAGGAGCTGGCACAGGCACGGGCAGAACTGCAGCGTCAGAACCGGGAGCACTGCGCGCTGCAGGATGCCAAGAGCAAGCTGGAGGCTGAGATTGCCACGTACCGCGCGCTGCTCGAGGGAGGAGAGGGGTTCAG cctgcaggatgCTCTGGGGTCGGAGGGAACGGTCACCACCCAGCGCAGCACCCAGAGGATGGTGGATGGCAAAGTGGTGTCCGAGAGCAAAGAAGTCAAAGTGCGCAGCTACTGA
- the KRT18 gene encoding keratin, type I cytoskeletal 18 isoform X2 produces the protein MGMVLTCVWLGWGWGWGGEGVGWGVGTTPPGPHQCGPTSWQSIPRALPAVVLGLSINPHSVRRGWTLHPELSQGETIYDSAVENARTVLQIDNARLAADDFRVKYEAELAIRTSVESDISGLRKVLDDTNMARLQLEGEIEALREELIFMKKNHEEEVNALQGQAASAGLTVEVDAPQAQDLGQALAELRAQYDALAKKNVEELEKQWGQQISETTLEVTQSTKEVDTARSRLLELRRSVQSLEIDLDALRSQNAGLEGSLAETEARYGAQLEQLQGLILRGEEELAQARAELQRQNREHCALQDAKSKLEAEIATYRALLEGGEGFSLQDALGSEGTVTTQRSTQRMVDGKVVSESKEVKVRSY, from the exons atggggatggtgtTGACTTGCGTTTggttggggtggggatggggttggggtggggagggggtaGGTTGGGGCGTTGGCACCACGCCCCCTGGGCCCCATCAGTGTGGCCCCACTTCCTGGCAATCCATCCccagggctctgccagcagttgTTCTGGGGTTAAGCATTAACCCACATAGTGTCAGGAGGGGGTGGACTTTGCACCCGGAGCTGAGCCAGGGAGAAACG ATCTATGACAGCGCGGTGGAGAATGCCCGCACCGTGCTGCAGATCGACAACGCGCGGCTGGCGGCCGATGACTTCAGGGTGAA GTATGAGGCAGAGCTGGCCATCCGCACGTCGGTGGAGAGCGACATCTCGGGGCTGCGCAAGGTGCTGGATGACACCAACATGGCACggctgcagctggagggggAGATCGAGGCACTGCGTGAGGAGCTCATCTTCATGAAGAAGAACCACGAGGAG GAGGTGAATGCACTGCAGGGCCAGGCGGCCTCCGCGGGGCTGACGGTGGAGGTGGACGCACCGCAGGCGCAGGACCTGGGCCAGGCACTGGCAGAGCTGAGGGCGCAGTACGACGCGTTGGCCAAGAAGAACgtggaggagctggagaagcagTGGGGGCAGCAG aTCTCGGAGACCACACTGGAGGTGACACAGAGCACAAAGGAGGTGGACACAGCACGGAGCCGACTGCTGGAGCTGCGTCGCTCAGTGCAGAGTCTGGAGATCGACCTGGATGCTCTGCGCAGCCAG AACGCAGGGCTGGAGGGCAGCCTGGCAGAGACAGAGGCACGATAcggggcacagctggagcagctgcagggcctgATTCTGCGCGGGGAGGAGGAGCTGGCACAGGCACGGGCAGAACTGCAGCGTCAGAACCGGGAGCACTGCGCGCTGCAGGATGCCAAGAGCAAGCTGGAGGCTGAGATTGCCACGTACCGCGCGCTGCTCGAGGGAGGAGAGGGGTTCAG cctgcaggatgCTCTGGGGTCGGAGGGAACGGTCACCACCCAGCGCAGCACCCAGAGGATGGTGGATGGCAAAGTGGTGTCCGAGAGCAAAGAAGTCAAAGTGCGCAGCTACTGA